The Sulfurimonas sp. HSL3-2 genome segment AAATGATCAAGAGAACTCTCAAGATATAAAAGAGATGACTCCTATTTTAGAAAAAACGGAGATGAGATCGATCTTGGATAAGATAGATTTTTCACCTGAACTTGAACTTCGCGTAGATAAGTTCGATTATACTCTTGGAAAGATCGCAGGCGAAGATACCAGAATATACGGTAATCCTGATTATCAGCCTGACGGTACATATCAAAGAAGAGATGAGTTCTCAAAGCATTTCGATCCTGCAGGATATATCCGTGTACGACTCAATATGAAAGCTCAGCTTGACGATCAGGTGAGTTTTTACGGGAGGATGGTATTTGCCACCTCTTCACAATCCTATCAAAGACTTTGTATCCTCTCTCGTGATATTAAGTCTGTTTCAGCTTCAAGTGCTTTTGATATAGAGCGTGCTTATTTTGATTACAGTGCCGATAAATCTTCACCCAATGCCTTTACTTTCAGTTTCGGAGTTTTGCCTACGACAGGCGGGACACCGATGCAGTTTGCACAAAATACAAAAAGAAAATCGATGTTTCCAGCACTTGTTTTCGATATGAACACATACGGTGTGATCGCAACACAAAAGTTCAATAACAATACTTTTATCCGCGCGATCGCTGCAAAAGCTTATACGATGCGCGGACAGTTCTATCCATATCAGTGTAATCGGGAAAATATAGATAATGCGGATGTACTCGGTCTTTATGCTGATACAAAGTTTCATTTTTTCGGAAATGCACTGCTTTCTGGAGGGATCAACTATCTGTATAACTTAAAAGCGCATCCTTACCTTGGTCCAGACGTTACATCGGACAATGCAAATGTCCTTGGTAATATGATGACACTCGGACTCGGTCTGGATATAGCAGAGTTCAATGAGAAGGATATTGATCTGTTCGCACACGGAGCGATGTCTATTCCTGACGGTAACGGTAAAGTGGATGACTATCAGATAGTCAACGACGTGAACGGGACTACCGCTTCTGGAACGGTTGGTTTCTCAACGGCTGCCTATGCAAAAGGTCCGATGATCAGTTCTAACGGATATGCTTTTTATACAGGTACAAAGTACGGCATAAATGAACGTTTTGATCTTGGTCTGGAGTATAACTACGGAAGCAAGTACTGGTTCAGTGCTACTCAGGGTGCGGAAGATATATACAATAAACTCTCTACCCGCGGACATGTAGGTGAAGCATATGTGATATGGAAGTTTCATAAGAACCTTTATACAAAGGTGGGTTATCTCTATACCAAAGAGGAATATACCGGCTCAGGATGGCATTTTGGAGAGCCTGCAAGCAAAGACGGAACCCAGCAAGTGGGATATATCTCAATCAATGCTAAATACTAGGCTGAAAAGACGATGAAATTTAAAAGAAAACTTTATTTTTATCTTTCTATCGGAATGGCTTTTATGCTTATTCCGCTGTACTTGAGTATCCAAAGTATGAAATCGACTACTGAGATGATCGATTTTATAGTAAATGAACAGATACGACTCTCTGAGCTTTCATATAAACTCGATAATGATATAAAGATCAATAACTCCGATGTGCTAACAGCCATCATCCTCAATAATAAATCTACAAGAATAAATGTCCAGGAATCCTTTAAAAATGTCAAAGATGATATCAATCAAGTAGACGAGTTTTTAAAAGAGATCGATTTTAAGCATGATAAACTGGTTGAAAAGGTGGATGTCATCAGACGCAGGGTTGTCGGATATGAAGCTGTAAACCAATCAATAAACGAAGCATTAAAAAGTCAAAATACCGAAGATATAGAAGATGCACTGCTTGGATTCAGCAAGATAAACAAAAAGTTCAGTGAAGACACAAACGGCTTGTTAGAACTTGTAAAAAGTGAACTTGAAAAAGACATATACAATCTAAAGATCACTAACAGTGATATGAAACTCAGGATATTTCTTTCGTTCAGCGGTTCATTTTTGATCATTATCTTCTCTATATATAAGCTTATATCGTTAAACACGAAAGTAAAGATACAGCTAAAACGTGCCGAAGATGCAGAGAAAGAGCAGAGATATTTAAAAGGTGAACTTGCGAAATATAATGATGACTTGGAAAAAGAGATAGAGAAGAAAACAGAGGAACTGCATTCGAAGATATATACGAACTATATAAGCGGATTGCCAAATAGAAATCAGCTGCTTTTAGATATGCAGGAGCAGAACTTTTTATATATGGCGATCTTAGATATCGACAAGTTCCAGCAGTTTAACGATATTTACGGAGAAGAGTTAGGCAATACCGCTATTAGGATGAGTGCCGACTTTATAAGCAGATCTGTGCCGGCAGAAAATAATATGTTGTATCATATAACAGGGGATGAGTTTGTCATAGCTACTCAGAATAAAAAACTTTCTAAAACAGACTTTATTACGAAGATAGAGGAACTTTTAGAAGAGTATAAACATAATGAGTTTAGATATGAGGACAAAACATTTAATCTTATTATGAGTGCAGGTCTCTCCTTCTCAGGTGCTTCAAAGATGCTCGCATATGCTGATATGGCATTAAAAAATGCTAAAAAGAAAAACATCTCTTTAGGGATATTTGAAGACGACAAGAAGATAGAAGAGGAGCACATCAAGATAATAGAGTGCTACAATACTCTTCTTCGTTCTTTTGAAAACAATACTATTGTCTCATATTTTCAACCGATCTTACCGCTTAGCGATAAGTCAAAACCAAGAAAGTATGAATCACTGGTAAGGATTATAGATGACGGGAAGGTGATACCGCCGATCACTTTTATTGATGTGGCAAAGAAACACAGACTCTATCAAAAGCTTACACAGGTAGTGATAGAGAACACACTGTCCGTAATAGAGAGATATAAAGTCCCGTGTTCTATCAATATCTCGGTCGACGACATTATAAGTAAGTCTACTCTGGAGTTTTTATATAAAAAACTTGACAGTTTTGAATATAGTAACCTTATAACGATAGAGCTTTTAGAAACAGAAGATTTTCAGGACTATGAAGATGTCTTGGAATTTTGTAAGAACATACGTTCATACGGTGCGAAGATCGCGTTGGATGATTTTGGAAGCGGGTATTCTAACTTTTCGCATGCACTCAATCTTCCTATCGATTATATAAAGATAGACGCTTCTATCATATCAAATATAGACAGAGATAAAAATTCTCAGGTGATGGTCGAGACCATAGTGGATCTGGCTCGTAAGATGAACGTAGAGACGATCGCAGAGTTCGTTTCATCAGTCGAGATACTTGAGACGGTGACATCGCTTGGAGTTGATTATGCCCAAGGTTTTTATATAGGTAAACCGGAGCCGATCACATATTACATAAAATGACATAAGGGTTAGTTTTGAACAGATATTACAGTTATCCGCCTACACTTGAAGGCAGTGATAATAAACGTGAAGAGATACGCAGATACTTTCATAACAGCTATGATATGTTTGAGAGACTTTTCGATCTTTTAAAAGATGATACGGTTTTCTATAAACAATCAGAACCCTCACGCCATCCTATGATATTTTACTTCGGTCACACAGCGACCTTCTTTATAAATAAACTCATACTTTCAGGCATCATCAAAAATCGGGTCAATCCTGAGTTTGAGTCGATCTTTGCGATCGGTGTGGACGAGATGGTATGGGACGATCTGGAAAGCTCGCATTACAGATGGCCTAAAGTAGAAGAGGTCAGAGCGTACAGGGCTAAGGTCAGAGAGATTGTTGATGAACTTATATCGACACTTCCATTGTCCCTGCCTATAAAATGGGATGATCCTTTTTGGATCATCCTTATGGGGATCGAACATGAACGCATCCATATAGAGACATCTTCGGTACTGCATAGACAGATGCCTATAGAGTATATAAAAGAGGTCGAAGAGTTTGATATCTTCGAAGATGCAAAAAGCAGTTACCCGCAAAATGTGATGGTCGGTATAAGCGGCAACACACTGACTCTTGGAAAAGATTTTGATCATCATCTTTACGGATGGGATAACGAATACGGAACCCTTACATGTAAGGTCGATGATTTTAAAGTCTCAAAGTTTTTGGTAAGCAACGGCGAGTTCTTGGAGTTTGTAGAAAACGGCGGTTATGAGGATGCGACCCTTTGGGATGAAGAGGGTCTGAGATTTCTACAGATCAAAGGTGCCAAGTATCCTGCTTTTTGGATCAAAGAGGGCGATGAGTTGAAGTACAGGACGCTAAGCCGTGTCATAGAGATGCCTAAAAACTGGCCTGTCGATGTCAATGCCCTTGAAGCGCAGGCGTACTGCAGGTATATTTCAAGACGCGACGGTGTAACATACTCGCTTCCTAGCGAAGCACAGTGGTATAGACTCTATGAGTATGCTGATCTGAAAGATGTGCCGGATCTTGATGACAAAAAAGCCAATATCAATCTTTCTCATCATCTTTCAGCCTGCAGTGTGGACAGGTTTGCGTTTAAAGATATCTATGACGTCATCGGTAATGTCTGGCAGTGGACGGATACGCCGATAGACGGGTTTGAAGGGTTTAAAGTCCATCCTGCATATGATGATTTTTCCACGCCTACTTTTGACACGAAGCACAATATCATAAAAGGCGGCTCTTTTATCAGTACGGGAAATGAGATAATGAAACATTCCCGTTACGCATTCCGCCGACATTTTTACCAGCATGCAGGCTTTAGATATGTCATAAACTCGACACAAACAGAAGAGAAAGAACCTGATATCTATGAAAGTGATGAACTGGTATCTCAATACTGCGAGTTTCAATACGGTGAAGAGCATTTCGGTGTTAAAAACTTTGCGGTCACATGTGCAAAAAGAGCGGCGCTCTTAGCGGTGAACAAGACAAAAGCACTTGATCTGGGTTGTGCGACCGGACGTGCTTCGTTTGAACTAGCAGAGCATTTCGATGAGGTAGAGGGAGTCGATTTTTCAGCGAGATTCATCTCCGTTGCGACAAGACTCAAAGATGACGGCTACATTGCGTATCATGCAAAAGAGGAGGGTGATCTCTTCCGTTTAAAAAGAGTCACCATAGAGGATCTTGGATATGATCACATCAAAGAGAAAGTGATGTTCTGGCAGGGAGACGCCTGTAACCTCAAACCGAACCTTCACTCTTACGATCTGGTGATGGCGACGAATCTGATCGACAGGCTTTACAACCCAAGACTCTTTTTAGACACGATAGACACCAGACTGAACAAAGACGGTGTTCTTGTCCTGACATCGCCGTATACATGGCAGGAAAGTTCGACTGAAAAAGAGTTTTGGCTTGGCGGATACAAAGATGAAGAGGGCAATGAGATAAGAACGATCGATAATCTTAAAAAAATACTAGAAGATAGATTTGAGCTTATATACCTGGAAGATATCCCTTTTGTCATACAAGAGACGGCAAGAAAGTATCAGCACACGATCTCGCAGATGAGTGTATGGAAAAAAAGATGAAGTATGATTTTTCTACATCGGCAAAACGGGAAAACAGCAATGCAGAGAAATACACTTTAAGAGAGAAGCTTTTCGGTAAAAACGACGTGCTGCCTATGTGGGTGGCTGATATGGACATAGATACGCCGCCTTTTATAATAGAAGCTTTGAAAAAAAGACTGGAACACCCGAACTTCGGATATGAAGAGATGCCCTCATCTGTTTATCAGGCGCAGATAGAATGGATGAAAAGACATCACGGCATCACATTTGAAGAGAAAGAACTTCTTTACTCCCACTCGGTCGTTGCGAGCATCAATGCAGCCATTGAAGCCTTCAGTGAAGAGGGTGAGAAGGTCATCGTCCAAACACCCGTTTATCCGCCGTTTTTTAAAAGCGTGACACACCATAACAGAAAGGTGCTGTTCAATCCTCTTAAAAGAGATGAGAGGGGAAGATATACTTTTGATGTAGAAGACCTGATCTCAAAGATCGACAAAGAGACAAAGCTTCTGCTTCTGTGCTCGCCTCACAATCCCGTAGGTCGTGTTTGGAAAAAAGAGGAGCTTGAAAGGATCGCAGAGGTCTGTTTAGAGCATAATGTAGTCGTCTTTGCCGATGAGATACACAGCGACTTGGTCTATGCACCCAATAAGCATATTCCCTTTGCAGGCTTAAGCGATGAGGTGAGAGATATCACTGTTACGGCGTTGGGTGTCGGAAAGACATTTAATCTTGCGGGTTTCGCCATCAGTACCGTTGCGATCTCAAATGAACTTTTGCGCCAAAAGTTTAAAAAAGTGTATGATAATATACATTTTGCACAGGGGACTACGCTCGGGCATGTGGCTATGCAGAGTGCTTATACAGACGGTAATGAGTGGCTTGAAGAGTTAAAAATCCATCTGCTGAAAAATAGTACGATGTTAATGGATATTTGCAAGAAATATAATGATAAAATTTCGTATATCCAACCTGAAGGCACATATCTGGCATGGCTTGATTGTTCTAAAATGGGGTTTGGCGATAAAGAGCTGAGAGATTTTTTTATAAACAGAGCCGGACTGGGGCTTTCTCCGGGGATCTCGTTTTCAAAAGAGGGAAGCGGATTCATGCGGTTGAATTTTGCTGTATCGACACAGATCATGAAACAGGCTATGGATCAATTGGATAAGGCATTGGGAGCAATGAAATGATAGAAATAAATTGGGAAGAGTTTAAGCTGCATAAGCAGGCAAAGTTTTTAAAAGAGAATGATAAAGACAACTTTGATATCTTGATAGATTTTTTAAGAAGCTACTACAAGATAACAAGTGTGAATGAGATATTTGACACGATAAGTCAGGACGAAGTCGGTAAGCTGATGCTGCAAAAAAGAGAGCTGACGGAT includes the following:
- the ovoA gene encoding 5-histidylcysteine sulfoxide synthase, yielding MNRYYSYPPTLEGSDNKREEIRRYFHNSYDMFERLFDLLKDDTVFYKQSEPSRHPMIFYFGHTATFFINKLILSGIIKNRVNPEFESIFAIGVDEMVWDDLESSHYRWPKVEEVRAYRAKVREIVDELISTLPLSLPIKWDDPFWIILMGIEHERIHIETSSVLHRQMPIEYIKEVEEFDIFEDAKSSYPQNVMVGISGNTLTLGKDFDHHLYGWDNEYGTLTCKVDDFKVSKFLVSNGEFLEFVENGGYEDATLWDEEGLRFLQIKGAKYPAFWIKEGDELKYRTLSRVIEMPKNWPVDVNALEAQAYCRYISRRDGVTYSLPSEAQWYRLYEYADLKDVPDLDDKKANINLSHHLSACSVDRFAFKDIYDVIGNVWQWTDTPIDGFEGFKVHPAYDDFSTPTFDTKHNIIKGGSFISTGNEIMKHSRYAFRRHFYQHAGFRYVINSTQTEEKEPDIYESDELVSQYCEFQYGEEHFGVKNFAVTCAKRAALLAVNKTKALDLGCATGRASFELAEHFDEVEGVDFSARFISVATRLKDDGYIAYHAKEEGDLFRLKRVTIEDLGYDHIKEKVMFWQGDACNLKPNLHSYDLVMATNLIDRLYNPRLFLDTIDTRLNKDGVLVLTSPYTWQESSTEKEFWLGGYKDEEGNEIRTIDNLKKILEDRFELIYLEDIPFVIQETARKYQHTISQMSVWKKR
- a CDS encoding pyridoxal phosphate-dependent aminotransferase; amino-acid sequence: MKYDFSTSAKRENSNAEKYTLREKLFGKNDVLPMWVADMDIDTPPFIIEALKKRLEHPNFGYEEMPSSVYQAQIEWMKRHHGITFEEKELLYSHSVVASINAAIEAFSEEGEKVIVQTPVYPPFFKSVTHHNRKVLFNPLKRDERGRYTFDVEDLISKIDKETKLLLLCSPHNPVGRVWKKEELERIAEVCLEHNVVVFADEIHSDLVYAPNKHIPFAGLSDEVRDITVTALGVGKTFNLAGFAISTVAISNELLRQKFKKVYDNIHFAQGTTLGHVAMQSAYTDGNEWLEELKIHLLKNSTMLMDICKKYNDKISYIQPEGTYLAWLDCSKMGFGDKELRDFFINRAGLGLSPGISFSKEGSGFMRLNFAVSTQIMKQAMDQLDKALGAMK
- a CDS encoding DUF3373 family protein, which encodes MKKLLFLALPLILSADNAALQKRLDELEAKVRLLEKNDQENSQDIKEMTPILEKTEMRSILDKIDFSPELELRVDKFDYTLGKIAGEDTRIYGNPDYQPDGTYQRRDEFSKHFDPAGYIRVRLNMKAQLDDQVSFYGRMVFATSSQSYQRLCILSRDIKSVSASSAFDIERAYFDYSADKSSPNAFTFSFGVLPTTGGTPMQFAQNTKRKSMFPALVFDMNTYGVIATQKFNNNTFIRAIAAKAYTMRGQFYPYQCNRENIDNADVLGLYADTKFHFFGNALLSGGINYLYNLKAHPYLGPDVTSDNANVLGNMMTLGLGLDIAEFNEKDIDLFAHGAMSIPDGNGKVDDYQIVNDVNGTTASGTVGFSTAAYAKGPMISSNGYAFYTGTKYGINERFDLGLEYNYGSKYWFSATQGAEDIYNKLSTRGHVGEAYVIWKFHKNLYTKVGYLYTKEEYTGSGWHFGEPASKDGTQQVGYISINAKY
- a CDS encoding bifunctional diguanylate cyclase/phosphodiesterase, which codes for MKFKRKLYFYLSIGMAFMLIPLYLSIQSMKSTTEMIDFIVNEQIRLSELSYKLDNDIKINNSDVLTAIILNNKSTRINVQESFKNVKDDINQVDEFLKEIDFKHDKLVEKVDVIRRRVVGYEAVNQSINEALKSQNTEDIEDALLGFSKINKKFSEDTNGLLELVKSELEKDIYNLKITNSDMKLRIFLSFSGSFLIIIFSIYKLISLNTKVKIQLKRAEDAEKEQRYLKGELAKYNDDLEKEIEKKTEELHSKIYTNYISGLPNRNQLLLDMQEQNFLYMAILDIDKFQQFNDIYGEELGNTAIRMSADFISRSVPAENNMLYHITGDEFVIATQNKKLSKTDFITKIEELLEEYKHNEFRYEDKTFNLIMSAGLSFSGASKMLAYADMALKNAKKKNISLGIFEDDKKIEEEHIKIIECYNTLLRSFENNTIVSYFQPILPLSDKSKPRKYESLVRIIDDGKVIPPITFIDVAKKHRLYQKLTQVVIENTLSVIERYKVPCSINISVDDIISKSTLEFLYKKLDSFEYSNLITIELLETEDFQDYEDVLEFCKNIRSYGAKIALDDFGSGYSNFSHALNLPIDYIKIDASIISNIDRDKNSQVMVETIVDLARKMNVETIAEFVSSVEILETVTSLGVDYAQGFYIGKPEPITYYIK